The DNA region ATGGCGCCCGCGATCCTCGCGTATTTCTGGGGGCTTTCGGGACAGCCGGACCTGCAGCGGCTCGGGTTCATGGTGTCGTTCCTTTTCGTCGTGTGCGGTTCGATGCGGCTGGCCCGGTTCAACATCCAGACGCACGTCGTGGACAAGCGCTACTTCGTCGGCCTTCCGATCCCGATGGCGGCCTCGGTGCCGGCGTCGATCGTCCTCGCGAATCCCCGCGCGCAGCTGACGCGGACCGGCTTCTTCCTGCTGCTCGCGGCGACCGCGATCCTCTCGTACCTGATGGTCTCGACGATCCGCTACCGGTCGTTCAAGGACCTGGACCTCAAGCGCCGCCGTCCGGTCGGCGTGCTGCTCATCATCGCCCTGATCATGGCGTTCATCGGATACCGTCCGGCGATCGCGCTGATGACGATCTCCGTCG from Thermoanaerobaculia bacterium includes:
- the pssA gene encoding CDP-diacylglycerol--serine O-phosphatidyltransferase, whose protein sequence is MTDAAEPRPRLPRRGLYVLPTLFTVGNLFCGYLSIWNAIQGNFEWSAGLIFIAALADGLDGRVARLTNTASEFGEQYDSLADVISFGMAPAILAYFWGLSGQPDLQRLGFMVSFLFVVCGSMRLARFNIQTHVVDKRYFVGLPIPMAASVPASIVLANPRAQLTRTGFFLLLAATAILSYLMVSTIRYRSFKDLDLKRRRPVGVLLIIALIMAFIGYRPAIALMTISVVFALSGPVLRGVALVRRKAR